One genomic region from Streptomyces venezuelae encodes:
- the mmsA gene encoding multiple monosaccharide ABC transporter ATP-binding protein — MTGPVLEMRAIGKTFPGVRALSDVTLTVRRGEVHALCGENGAGKSTLMKVLSGVHPHGSYEGEILFEGAACGFRDIRASERHGIVIIHQELALVPYLSIAENIFLGNERASRGIVSWNETLKEAARLMQRVGLDEHPQTRVADIGVGKQQLVEIAKALSKEVKLLVLDEPTAALNDEDSSQLLNLIMELKQQGITSIIISHKLGEIRRVADTVTILRDGRTIETLDVTDPATSEDRIISGMIGRDLDHRFPERTPYTGEPGTAPALEIRDWTVLHPIDRQRKVVDGVSLSVRRGEIVGIAGLMGAGRTELAMSVFGRSYGRYGGGTVLKDGEVIRTRNVPEAVAHGIAYVTEDRKHYGLNLIDTIGRNISLSALGRVARRGVVDAHEERRVAEEFRTSMNIKAPTVFEPVGRLSGGNQQKVVLSKWIFVGPDVLILDEPTRGIDVGAKYEIYMVIDQLAAEGKAVIVISSELPELLGMCDRIYTMAAGRLTGEVPRSEATQDVLMRHMTKEDTRENDDER; from the coding sequence ATGACGGGACCCGTCCTGGAGATGCGTGCGATCGGCAAGACCTTCCCCGGAGTCCGGGCGCTGTCGGACGTCACGCTGACGGTCCGCCGGGGCGAGGTCCACGCCCTCTGCGGCGAGAACGGCGCCGGCAAGTCGACCCTGATGAAAGTCCTCTCCGGCGTGCACCCGCACGGAAGTTACGAGGGGGAGATCCTCTTCGAGGGGGCCGCCTGCGGCTTCCGGGACATCCGGGCGAGCGAACGGCACGGCATCGTGATCATCCACCAGGAGCTGGCGCTGGTGCCGTACCTGTCCATCGCCGAGAACATCTTCCTCGGCAACGAACGCGCCTCGCGCGGGATCGTCAGCTGGAACGAGACGCTCAAGGAGGCGGCCCGGCTGATGCAGCGGGTCGGCCTCGACGAGCACCCGCAGACCCGCGTCGCGGACATCGGCGTCGGCAAGCAGCAGCTCGTGGAGATCGCCAAGGCGCTGTCGAAGGAGGTGAAGCTGCTCGTCCTGGACGAGCCGACCGCCGCTCTCAACGACGAGGACAGCAGCCAACTCCTGAACCTCATAATGGAGTTGAAGCAGCAAGGAATCACTTCGATCATCATTTCGCACAAGCTGGGCGAGATCCGGCGGGTCGCCGACACGGTGACGATCCTCCGGGACGGCCGGACCATCGAGACCCTCGACGTGACGGACCCGGCCACCAGCGAGGACCGCATCATCAGCGGCATGATCGGCCGGGACCTGGACCACCGCTTTCCCGAACGTACTCCGTACACGGGCGAGCCGGGCACCGCCCCGGCCCTGGAGATCCGCGACTGGACCGTGCTCCACCCGATCGACCGGCAGCGCAAGGTCGTCGACGGGGTCTCGCTGTCGGTCCGGCGTGGCGAGATAGTCGGCATCGCGGGCCTCATGGGCGCGGGCCGCACCGAGCTCGCGATGAGCGTCTTCGGCCGTTCGTACGGGCGGTACGGGGGCGGCACGGTCCTCAAGGACGGTGAGGTGATCCGCACCCGCAACGTCCCGGAGGCGGTCGCGCACGGCATCGCCTACGTCACCGAGGACCGCAAGCACTACGGCCTCAACCTCATCGACACCATCGGGCGGAACATCTCGCTCAGCGCACTCGGCAGGGTCGCCCGGCGCGGTGTGGTCGACGCCCACGAGGAGCGGCGGGTCGCCGAGGAGTTCCGTACCTCCATGAACATCAAGGCGCCCACCGTCTTCGAGCCGGTGGGCCGCCTGTCCGGCGGCAACCAGCAGAAGGTCGTCCTCAGCAAATGGATCTTCGTCGGTCCTGACGTGCTGATCCTGGACGAGCCGACCCGGGGCATCGACGTCGGAGCCAAGTACGAGATCTACATGGTGATCGACCAACTGGCCGCCGAAGGCAAGGCGGTGATCGTCATCTCCTCCGAACTGCCCGAACTGCTCGGCATGTGCGACCGGATCTACACCATGGCAGCGGGCCGGCTCACCGGCGAGGTGCCCCGCTCGGAGGCGACACAGGACGTGCTGATGCGCCACATGACCAAGGAAGACACGAGGGAGAACGACGATGAGCGCTGA
- the mmsB gene encoding multiple monosaccharide ABC transporter permease, which translates to MSADVTAEKPVSRPAGGTARPLLDGMRRNMRQYGMLIALGVIVALFAVWTGGDLLLPRNVSNLVLQNSYILILAIGMMIVIVAGHIDLSVGSITAFVGGVAAVLMVQHDLPWPVAALLCLAIGAVAGAAQGLLIAYAGMPSFIVTLAGMLVFRGLTEVFLEGRTLGPFPDSLQKLANGFLPEVGPATNYHNLTLVLGFVLISVVIRQEVRERRRQSAYALEILPAKLFAVKLAALTASVLIFTLLLASYKGAPVVLLILAVLLVGFGYLMRNAVIGRHVYAIGGNLPAAKLSGVRDRKVTFLVFLNMGMLAALAGLVFAARFNAASPKAGLNFELEAIAAAFIGGASMSGGVGTVLGAIIGGLVLGVLNNGMNLVGIGTDWQQVIKGLVLLAAVGFDVWNKRRVGA; encoded by the coding sequence ATGAGCGCTGACGTCACGGCCGAGAAGCCGGTGTCCCGCCCGGCCGGGGGCACGGCCCGGCCGCTGCTCGACGGCATGCGCCGCAACATGCGCCAGTACGGCATGCTGATCGCCCTCGGCGTCATCGTGGCGCTGTTCGCGGTGTGGACCGGCGGCGACCTGCTGCTGCCGCGCAACGTGTCCAACCTGGTGCTGCAGAACAGCTACATCCTGATCCTCGCGATCGGCATGATGATCGTCATCGTGGCCGGCCACATCGACCTGTCCGTCGGCTCGATCACCGCGTTCGTCGGCGGCGTGGCGGCCGTACTGATGGTCCAGCACGACCTGCCATGGCCGGTCGCGGCGCTGCTCTGCCTCGCCATCGGCGCCGTGGCGGGCGCAGCCCAGGGACTGCTCATCGCGTACGCCGGGATGCCGTCGTTCATCGTCACGCTCGCCGGCATGCTGGTCTTCCGCGGCCTGACCGAGGTCTTCCTGGAGGGCCGGACCCTGGGTCCGTTCCCCGACAGCCTGCAGAAGCTCGCCAACGGCTTCCTGCCCGAGGTCGGCCCCGCCACGAACTACCACAACCTGACCTTGGTGCTCGGCTTCGTGCTGATCTCCGTCGTGATCCGCCAGGAGGTCCGCGAACGGCGCCGGCAGAGCGCGTACGCGCTGGAGATCCTGCCGGCGAAGCTGTTCGCGGTGAAGCTCGCCGCGCTGACGGCCTCGGTCCTGATCTTCACGCTGCTGCTCGCGAGCTACAAGGGCGCGCCGGTGGTGCTGCTGATCCTGGCGGTGCTTCTGGTCGGCTTCGGCTACCTGATGCGCAACGCGGTCATCGGCCGCCACGTGTACGCGATCGGTGGCAACCTGCCTGCGGCCAAGCTGTCCGGCGTGAGGGACCGGAAGGTCACCTTCCTGGTGTTCCTCAACATGGGCATGCTGGCGGCACTCGCCGGTCTGGTCTTCGCGGCCCGGTTCAACGCGGCCTCTCCGAAGGCCGGGCTCAACTTCGAACTGGAGGCCATCGCCGCCGCGTTCATCGGCGGCGCGTCGATGAGCGGCGGCGTCGGCACGGTGCTCGGCGCCATCATCGGTGGCCTGGTGCTCGGCGTGTTGAACAACGGCATGAACCTGGTCGGCATCGGCACCGACTGGCAGCAGGTCATCAAGGGTCTCGTGCTGCTGGCAGCGGTCGGCTTCGACGTGTGGAACAAGCGGCGGGTCGGCGCATAG
- a CDS encoding SMP-30/gluconolactonase/LRE family protein: MIEIAVREHAALGEGPTWDPAAGRLIWVDILSSRVHTYDPASGRRTVLATEQHVGAAKPRTEGGLVVNLRDGVGIYDALGAFSWLHHEPVPGRRGNDAAVAPDGALWAGTMRYDEAPRGGTLSRVAPDGTVHPVLGDVAVSNGTGWSPDGRRMYYIDSPTRRVDVFDVDPANAAAVNRRPLAVIEDGAGFPDGLTVDADGCVWVALWDGGALRRYTPSGTLDRILPLPVRRPTACAFGGPGLTDLYVTTARTGLDRPHPMSGSLLVVPGVGQGLPQPLFGG; encoded by the coding sequence ATGATCGAGATCGCGGTACGAGAGCATGCCGCGCTCGGCGAGGGCCCTACCTGGGATCCGGCCGCCGGGCGGCTGATCTGGGTCGACATCCTGAGCTCCCGGGTGCACACGTACGACCCGGCGTCCGGGCGCCGCACCGTCCTCGCCACCGAGCAGCACGTGGGCGCGGCCAAGCCGCGCACGGAGGGCGGGCTCGTCGTCAACCTCCGTGACGGCGTGGGGATTTACGACGCCCTGGGGGCCTTCAGCTGGCTGCACCACGAGCCTGTGCCCGGCCGCCGGGGCAACGACGCCGCCGTGGCCCCCGACGGGGCACTGTGGGCGGGCACCATGCGCTACGACGAGGCTCCGCGCGGCGGCACCCTGTCCCGCGTGGCGCCCGACGGCACGGTCCACCCGGTCCTCGGCGATGTCGCCGTCAGCAACGGCACCGGCTGGAGCCCCGACGGGCGGCGGATGTACTACATCGACTCGCCGACCCGCCGCGTCGACGTCTTCGACGTCGATCCCGCGAACGCGGCCGCGGTGAACCGCCGCCCCTTGGCCGTCATCGAGGACGGCGCCGGCTTTCCCGACGGGCTCACCGTCGACGCCGACGGCTGTGTGTGGGTGGCGTTGTGGGACGGCGGGGCACTGCGCCGCTACACGCCGTCCGGGACACTCGACCGGATCCTGCCGCTGCCCGTACGCCGGCCCACGGCCTGCGCGTTCGGCGGGCCGGGCCTCACCGACCTGTACGTGACGACGGCACGGACCGGCCTGGACCGTCCGCACCCGATGTCCGGCTCCCTGCTCGTCGTGCCCGGCGTGGGACAGGGTCTTCCCCAACCTCTTTTCGGGGGCTGA
- a CDS encoding IclR family transcriptional regulator, giving the protein MGRLVPAVARALDVLELFLDGDGTYSTPEIVRRLRLPRTTVHELVTTLTARSYLVPVPEQPGRYRLGVRPYQLGSRYAEQLDLAAEGGQVARAVAGTCDETVHVAVLEGTDVIYIAKVDSTHAVRMVSAAGRRLPAHCTSVGKMLLASLPEEELAGRIPDGAELAAMTPDSVTDPAALRAALAEVRRRGIALESRESNPDVSCVAAPVRDRSGRVVAALSISVPMIRWSEARRAELEELAVKGAEELSVRLGHRGAA; this is encoded by the coding sequence GTGGGACGTCTCGTACCTGCCGTGGCCCGGGCCCTGGACGTCCTGGAGCTCTTCCTCGACGGGGACGGCACGTACTCGACCCCCGAGATCGTGCGCCGTCTCCGGCTGCCTCGCACCACGGTCCACGAGCTGGTGACCACGCTGACCGCCCGCTCGTACCTGGTGCCGGTCCCGGAGCAGCCCGGGCGCTACCGGCTCGGCGTGCGGCCGTACCAGCTCGGCAGTCGGTACGCCGAGCAGCTCGACCTCGCCGCCGAGGGCGGGCAGGTGGCCCGCGCCGTCGCCGGGACCTGCGACGAGACGGTGCACGTCGCCGTCCTGGAGGGTACGGACGTCATCTACATCGCCAAGGTGGACTCCACACACGCCGTGCGCATGGTCTCGGCCGCCGGCCGTCGCCTCCCCGCGCACTGCACGTCCGTCGGCAAGATGCTGCTGGCCTCGCTCCCCGAGGAGGAACTGGCGGGCCGCATCCCCGACGGCGCCGAACTGGCCGCGATGACCCCGGACAGCGTCACCGACCCGGCCGCGCTGCGCGCGGCGCTGGCCGAGGTACGGCGGCGCGGCATCGCCCTGGAGAGCCGCGAATCCAATCCGGACGTCAGTTGCGTGGCCGCCCCCGTGCGCGACCGGTCCGGCCGGGTGGTCGCCGCCCTGTCGATCTCCGTGCCGATGATCCGCTGGAGCGAGGCGCGCCGCGCCGAGCTGGAGGAGCTGGCCGTCAAGGGCGCCGAGGAGCTCTCCGTGCGGCTCGGCCACCGGGGAGCGGCATGA
- a CDS encoding glycoside hydrolase family 9 protein: MPRTNPTLRRPLRLSTALLAGTLLVGVLTTAPAAVGATASAAATTAVRVNQVGYLPDGPKRATVVTTATGPLAWQLRNASGAVVASGSTVPHGADAPSGQSVQVADFSSYRSTGSGYVLAVDGSGSAPFDIRADLYDTLRSDSMAFFHHQRSGISIDASLVGSAYARPAGHLGVAPNKGDTSVPCQATVCDYTQDVRGGWYDAGDHGKYVVNGGISTWLVVNSFERAKRTGKDAALGDSTLRVPERGNGVPDVLDEARWELDFLMRMQVPEDKQYAGMAFHKIHDAAWTGMPMRPEQDAQPRELHRPSTAATLNLAAAAAQCARVFRPYDSAYADRCLSSARRAWTAAQANPALYAPDSDGTGGGAYGDAQVTDEFYWAAAELYAATGEGAYRDAVTSSPWHTSATAFTPYGFGWADTAALGRLVLATAPTGLPATDVARVRSSVTAAADGYLARMTAQGYAVPVPADGYFWGSNGEVANDAVVMAVAGELTGDGRYRAGALETMDYLLGRNALGLSYVTGYGETSAQNQHHRFWAHQLDSSLPHPPAGSLAGGPNSALQDPVAEEKLTGCAPAACYVDDIGSYSTNEVAVNWNAPLAWLAAYAAERTSTGGEPPTAACAVTYTVNSVWSTGFTATVTVGNTGPTAVDGWQLAWTYPSGQRVTSAWNATVTQNGTAHSARNADWNRTIAPGATASFGVQGTHSGTNPSPTAFALNGNACA; this comes from the coding sequence ATGCCCCGCACCAATCCGACGTTACGCCGCCCTCTACGCCTCTCCACCGCGCTGCTGGCCGGGACCCTCCTCGTCGGCGTTCTCACGACCGCACCGGCCGCCGTGGGCGCCACCGCCTCCGCGGCGGCGACCACGGCCGTACGGGTCAACCAGGTCGGCTATCTGCCGGACGGCCCCAAGCGCGCCACCGTCGTCACCACGGCGACGGGCCCGCTCGCCTGGCAGCTGCGGAACGCGTCCGGGGCGGTGGTCGCCTCGGGCTCGACCGTCCCGCACGGCGCCGACGCCCCCTCCGGTCAGTCCGTCCAGGTGGCCGACTTCTCCTCGTACCGGAGCACGGGCTCGGGATACGTCCTGGCGGTGGACGGCAGCGGCAGCGCCCCCTTCGACATCCGCGCGGACCTCTACGACACGCTGCGCTCCGACTCGATGGCGTTCTTCCACCACCAGCGCAGCGGCATCTCCATCGATGCCTCCCTCGTCGGTTCCGCCTACGCGCGCCCGGCCGGACACCTCGGCGTCGCCCCCAACAAGGGCGACACCTCCGTCCCCTGCCAGGCCACCGTGTGCGACTACACCCAAGACGTCAGGGGCGGCTGGTACGACGCGGGCGACCACGGCAAGTACGTGGTGAACGGCGGCATATCCACCTGGCTGGTCGTCAACTCCTTCGAGCGCGCCAAGCGCACGGGCAAGGACGCGGCGCTGGGCGACTCCACCCTGCGCGTACCCGAGCGCGGCAACGGCGTGCCGGATGTCCTCGACGAGGCGCGGTGGGAGCTCGACTTCCTGATGCGTATGCAGGTGCCCGAGGACAAGCAGTACGCGGGCATGGCGTTCCACAAGATCCACGACGCGGCCTGGACCGGTATGCCGATGCGCCCCGAACAGGACGCCCAGCCGCGCGAGCTGCACCGCCCGTCCACGGCGGCGACCCTCAACCTCGCCGCGGCGGCAGCGCAGTGCGCCCGGGTCTTCCGGCCGTACGACTCCGCGTACGCCGACCGCTGCCTGTCGTCGGCCCGCCGTGCCTGGACCGCGGCGCAGGCGAACCCGGCGCTGTACGCGCCGGATTCGGACGGCACGGGCGGCGGTGCCTACGGGGACGCACAGGTCACCGACGAGTTCTACTGGGCGGCCGCCGAGTTGTACGCGGCGACCGGTGAGGGCGCCTACCGGGACGCGGTGACCTCCTCGCCCTGGCACACCTCCGCCACCGCCTTCACCCCCTACGGCTTCGGCTGGGCGGACACGGCCGCGCTCGGCCGGCTCGTCCTGGCCACGGCGCCCACCGGGCTGCCGGCCACCGACGTCGCCCGGGTCCGTTCCTCGGTGACCGCTGCCGCCGACGGCTATCTCGCCAGGATGACCGCCCAGGGGTACGCGGTGCCCGTCCCGGCGGACGGGTACTTCTGGGGCTCCAACGGCGAGGTCGCCAACGACGCGGTCGTCATGGCCGTCGCCGGGGAGCTGACCGGCGACGGGCGCTACCGCGCCGGCGCGCTGGAGACCATGGACTACCTGCTCGGTCGTAACGCCCTCGGTCTGTCGTACGTGACCGGCTACGGCGAGACGTCCGCGCAGAACCAGCACCACCGCTTCTGGGCGCATCAGCTGGACTCCTCGCTGCCCCACCCGCCGGCCGGCTCGCTCGCGGGCGGCCCCAACAGCGCGCTCCAGGACCCCGTGGCGGAGGAGAAGCTGACCGGCTGCGCCCCCGCCGCCTGCTACGTCGACGACATCGGCTCGTACTCGACCAACGAGGTGGCGGTCAACTGGAACGCCCCGCTGGCCTGGCTCGCCGCCTACGCCGCCGAGCGGACCTCCACCGGCGGGGAACCGCCCACCGCTGCCTGCGCGGTGACGTACACGGTGAACAGCGTCTGGAGCACCGGCTTCACCGCGACGGTCACCGTCGGGAACACCGGCCCGACGGCCGTGGACGGATGGCAGCTGGCCTGGACCTACCCGTCCGGCCAGCGCGTCACGAGCGCCTGGAACGCGACCGTCACCCAGAACGGCACCGCCCACAGTGCCCGTAACGCCGACTGGAACCGGACGATCGCCCCCGGCGCGACCGCGAGCTTCGGAGTCCAGGGAACGCACAGCGGCACCAACCCCTCCCCCACGGCCTTCGCGCTCAACGGGAACGCCTGCGCCTGA
- a CDS encoding glycoside hydrolase family 6 protein, producing the protein MKPRSLRRRATAVLAALAACATLTATQGQAQAAPSGDVITPTTRFYVDPHSKAAEQALADLREGDFANAVNMAKLASWPQAEWFTEGTPDEVRGKVRTLVREARAVNRTPVLVAYNVPGRDCTQYSSGGAASSAAYRQWIDAFAAGIGDSRAVVVVEPDGLALLPRDCGPAVDPTGELTATRIADLAYAVRTIKSKARTAVYLDAGNVLWRPVGDMARRLLDAGVRYSDGFALNVSNTHPTDHNARYGTWIAKCMWFATEGPEEARGHTDWCATQYYSPAAPNDGSPGNAVDSANPATWRWTDAWFDQSMGTPPTDALHHFVIDTSRNGLGAWTPEPGKYSGDPEIWCNAPGRGLGPRPTADTGVPLVDAYLWVKIPGESDGSCTRNTGGTIDPEYGIVDPPAGTWWPAQAHTLARNAAPRLTLNR; encoded by the coding sequence ATGAAGCCACGCAGCCTACGGCGCCGTGCGACCGCCGTCCTCGCGGCGCTCGCGGCCTGTGCCACCCTCACCGCGACGCAGGGGCAGGCACAGGCCGCGCCCTCCGGGGACGTGATCACCCCGACCACCCGGTTCTACGTGGACCCGCACAGCAAGGCCGCGGAGCAGGCTCTCGCCGACCTCAGGGAGGGCGACTTCGCGAACGCCGTGAACATGGCCAAGCTCGCGAGCTGGCCGCAGGCCGAGTGGTTCACCGAAGGCACGCCCGACGAGGTGCGGGGCAAGGTGAGAACTCTCGTCCGAGAGGCCCGGGCGGTGAACCGGACCCCCGTCCTGGTCGCCTACAACGTGCCGGGCCGGGACTGCACCCAGTACTCCAGCGGCGGAGCCGCGTCCTCGGCCGCCTACCGGCAGTGGATCGACGCCTTCGCCGCCGGTATCGGCGACAGCAGGGCGGTCGTCGTGGTCGAGCCCGACGGCCTGGCCCTCCTCCCCAGGGACTGCGGGCCGGCCGTCGACCCGACCGGCGAACTCACGGCGACCCGCATCGCCGATCTCGCCTACGCCGTCAGGACCATCAAGTCCAAGGCCCGCACCGCGGTCTACCTGGACGCGGGCAACGTCCTGTGGCGGCCCGTCGGTGACATGGCGCGGCGGTTGCTGGACGCCGGCGTCCGGTACAGCGACGGCTTCGCCCTCAACGTGTCCAACACCCACCCCACCGACCACAACGCCAGGTACGGCACCTGGATCGCGAAGTGCATGTGGTTCGCCACCGAAGGACCCGAGGAGGCGCGCGGCCACACCGACTGGTGCGCCACGCAGTACTACTCGCCCGCCGCACCCAACGACGGCTCCCCCGGCAACGCCGTCGACTCCGCGAATCCCGCCACCTGGCGCTGGACCGACGCATGGTTCGACCAGAGCATGGGCACCCCGCCCACCGACGCGCTGCACCACTTCGTCATCGACACCAGCCGCAACGGTCTGGGCGCCTGGACCCCGGAGCCCGGCAAGTACAGCGGGGACCCGGAGATCTGGTGCAACGCGCCCGGCCGTGGCCTCGGCCCGCGTCCCACCGCCGACACCGGCGTCCCGCTCGTCGACGCCTACCTGTGGGTCAAGATCCCCGGTGAGTCCGACGGCTCCTGCACACGCAACACCGGGGGCACCATCGACCCCGAGTACGGCATCGTCGACCCGCCCGCCGGAACCTGGTGGCCCGCCCAGGCCCACACGCTCGCCCGCAACGCGGCACCGCGCCTGACGCTCAACCGCTGA
- a CDS encoding glycoside hydrolase family 6 protein: MRRRIRTLVAALSALPLALAVAPSAHAADPTTMTSGFYVDPNSSAKQWVAANPGDGRAPAINASLANTPMARWFGSWSGTIGTATGAYVGAADHSDKLPVLVAYNIYNRDTCGGHSGGGAASPSAYATWIAQFAGGIAGRPAAVVLEPDSIADYGCLNQAQIRERQSMISGALAEFNRQAPNTWVYLDAGNPGWVSAATMAQRLHEAGLRQAHGFSLNISNYYTTAQNTAYGNAVNSELAARFGYTKPFVVDTSRNGNGSNGEWCNAAGRRIGTPTRLGGGAEMLLWIKAPGESDGNCGVGAGSSAGQFLPEAAYKMIYGY, translated from the coding sequence ATGCGCCGCAGAATCCGCACCCTCGTGGCAGCCCTTTCCGCGCTGCCGTTGGCGCTCGCCGTCGCGCCGTCCGCCCACGCGGCGGACCCGACCACCATGACCAGCGGGTTCTACGTGGACCCGAACTCCAGCGCGAAGCAGTGGGTCGCCGCCAACCCTGGTGACGGCCGAGCGCCCGCGATCAACGCATCGCTCGCCAACACCCCCATGGCCCGCTGGTTCGGCTCCTGGAGCGGCACCATCGGCACGGCCACCGGTGCGTACGTGGGGGCGGCGGACCACTCCGACAAGCTGCCCGTGCTCGTCGCCTACAACATCTACAACCGCGACACGTGCGGCGGGCACTCCGGAGGCGGCGCCGCCTCCCCGTCCGCCTACGCGACCTGGATCGCGCAGTTCGCCGGCGGGATCGCCGGCCGCCCGGCCGCCGTCGTCCTCGAACCGGACTCCATCGCGGACTACGGCTGCCTGAACCAGGCGCAGATCCGCGAACGCCAGAGCATGATCAGCGGAGCGCTCGCCGAGTTCAACCGCCAAGCGCCCAACACCTGGGTCTATCTCGACGCCGGCAACCCCGGCTGGGTGAGCGCGGCGACGATGGCCCAGCGCCTCCACGAAGCCGGCCTCCGGCAGGCCCACGGCTTCTCCCTCAACATCTCCAACTACTACACCACCGCGCAGAACACCGCCTACGGCAACGCGGTCAACAGCGAACTGGCCGCCCGCTTCGGCTACACCAAGCCGTTCGTCGTCGACACCAGCCGGAACGGCAACGGCTCCAACGGCGAATGGTGCAACGCCGCGGGCCGCCGCATCGGTACCCCCACCCGGCTGGGAGGCGGCGCGGAGATGCTCCTGTGGATCAAGGCCCCGGGCGAGTCCGACGGCAACTGCGGCGTCGGAGCAGGATCCTCGGCCGGACAGTTCCTCCCCGAGGCCGCCTACAAGATGATCTACGGCTACTGA
- a CDS encoding LacI family DNA-binding transcriptional regulator yields MAEGVPRRQSTLDEVAELAGVSRSVASRVLNNAPHVSRAKREAVERAVHRLDYVPNPTARALATRQTGAAALVVSGEDPSIFADPFFAQVIVGASAALEDADLHLMLCLAASDRGRRRVEQLLRSKGADGVMLMALRQDDPLAHMAQEAEMPVVFGGRPIGLDPRWYVDVDNIGGARAATEHLISAGRTRVATICGRLDTEVGRARYRGYRDAMLAAGLEPYPPEAGDFTESSGADAMAALLADHPDLEGVFAASDNMAVGALRTLREAGRPVPGDIAVVGFDDLAVARISDPPLTTVHQPIEGLGREMARMLVALINGQAPTPLILPTRLVARASA; encoded by the coding sequence ATGGCTGAAGGTGTGCCACGCCGGCAGTCGACACTCGACGAAGTGGCCGAACTGGCCGGTGTCTCGCGGTCGGTGGCATCCCGCGTGCTCAACAACGCCCCGCACGTCAGCCGCGCCAAACGCGAGGCGGTCGAACGGGCCGTCCACCGGCTCGACTACGTACCGAATCCGACAGCCCGTGCGCTGGCGACACGTCAGACCGGCGCGGCGGCCCTGGTCGTCTCGGGTGAGGATCCGTCGATCTTCGCGGATCCGTTCTTCGCCCAGGTGATCGTGGGGGCCTCGGCCGCACTGGAAGACGCCGATCTGCATCTGATGTTGTGCCTGGCCGCCTCCGACCGCGGTCGCAGGAGAGTGGAGCAGCTTCTGAGGTCCAAGGGCGCCGACGGCGTGATGCTGATGGCGCTGCGCCAGGACGACCCGCTGGCCCACATGGCCCAGGAGGCGGAGATGCCCGTCGTGTTCGGCGGGCGCCCCATCGGTTTAGACCCCCGGTGGTACGTGGACGTCGACAACATCGGCGGAGCGCGTGCGGCGACCGAGCACCTGATCTCGGCCGGCCGGACCCGTGTGGCCACCATCTGCGGACGTCTGGACACCGAGGTCGGGCGCGCCCGGTACCGCGGCTACCGGGACGCCATGCTGGCGGCGGGCCTCGAACCGTACCCGCCGGAGGCCGGCGACTTCACCGAGTCCAGCGGAGCCGACGCCATGGCCGCCCTGCTGGCCGACCACCCCGACCTGGAAGGGGTGTTCGCCGCCAGTGACAACATGGCAGTCGGCGCGCTGCGCACGCTGCGCGAGGCCGGCCGGCCGGTCCCCGGTGACATCGCCGTGGTCGGCTTCGACGATCTTGCCGTGGCCCGGATATCCGACCCGCCGCTGACCACGGTCCACCAGCCCATAGAGGGTCTCGGACGGGAGATGGCGCGCATGCTCGTCGCGCTCATCAACGGACAGGCCCCCACCCCGCTGATCCTGCCCACGCGCCTGGTCGCCCGCGCCAGCGCCTGA